A portion of the Zootoca vivipara chromosome 6, rZooViv1.1, whole genome shotgun sequence genome contains these proteins:
- the TMEM230 gene encoding transmembrane protein 230: protein MPSRTNLAASIPSSKVKYSKLASTDEGYIDLQFKRSPPKIPYKAIALATVLFLIGTLLIIIGALLLAGYISKGGTDRAIPVLIIGILVFLPGFYHLRIAYFASKGYRGYSYDDIPDFDD, encoded by the exons ATGCCATCCCGAACTAACCTggcagcttcaatccccagcagcaaaGTGAAATATTCCAAGCTTGCGAGCACAGATGAAGGCTACATTGACCTGCag tTCAAGAGGAGCCCCCCCAAGATCCCCTACAAGGCCATTGCTCTGGCCACTGTGCTGTTCCTGATTGGCACCCTTCTCATTATCATTGGGGCTCTGCTCCTGGCAGGATACATCAGCAAAGGA GGAACCGATCGAGCGATCCCTGTTCTGATCATCGGAATCCTGGTGTTCCTTCCTGGCTTCTATCATTTGCGTATTGCGTATTTTGCTTCCAAAGGCTACAGGGGCTATTCCTATGACGACATTCCTGATTTTGATGACTAG
- the PCNA gene encoding proliferating cell nuclear antigen — translation MFEARLIQGSVLKKVLEALKDLITEACWDLGSGGISLQSMDSSHVSLVQLTLRSEGFDTYRCDRNIAMGVNLTSMSKILKCAGNDDIITLRAEDSADTLVLVFETPNQEKVSDYEMKLMDLDVEQLGIPEQEYSCVVKMPSGEFARICRDLSHIGDAVVISCAKDGVKFSATGELGSGNIKLSQTSDVDKEEESVTIEMNEAVQLTFALRYLNFFTKATPLSSTVTLSMSAGVPLVVEYKIADMGHLKYYLAPKIEDQEES, via the exons ATGTTCGAGGCGCGGCTCATCCAGGGCTCCGTCCTGAAGAAGGTCCTGGAGGCCCTCAAGGACCTCATCACCGAGGCCTGCTGGGACCTCGGCTCGGGCGGCATCAGCCTGCAGAGCATGGACTCCTCGCACGTCTCCCTGGTGCAGCTCACGCTCCGCTCCGAGGGCTTCGACACCTACCGCTGCGACCGGAACATCGCCATGGGAGTCAACCTCACCAG taTGTCCAAAATACTGAAGTGCGCAGGTAATGATGATATCATCACCCTGAGAGCAGAAGACAGTGCAGACACACTGGTTTTGGTGTTTGAGACACCAA ATCAGGAGAAGGTGTCTGACtatgaaatgaaattaatggacttggaTGTAGAACAGCTTGGAATTCCA GAACAGGAGTACAGCTGTGTGGTGAAAATGCCTTCTGGTGAATTTGCTCGCATCTGCAGAGATCTTAGCCACATTGGAGATGCTGTTGTAATCTCTTGCGCAAAAGATGGTGTTAAATTTTCTGCTACTGGAGAGCTCGGAAGTGGAAATATAAAACTCTCACAAACCAGTGATGTGGATAAAGAGGAAGAATCT GTTACAATAGAGATGAATGAGGCAGTCCAGCTGACTTTTGCTTTGAGGTACTTGAACTTCTTCACCAAAGCCACACCATTGTCTTCTACAGTTACCCTCAGTATGTCTGCAGGTGTCCCACTAG TTGTTGAATATAAGATAGCAGACATGGGACACTTGAAATATTATTTGGCTCCGAAGATTGAAGATCAAGAAGAATCTTAA